DNA from Agarilytica rhodophyticola:
TTACCTTCACTATCTGGCGCTGCAGACTTAGCTAAAGGGGCGGATTTCGCATCCGCTAGAAATGCTACTTCTTCTATTTGCGAAAAAGAGTGGCGGCTATAAAGTTTATTTTGCTGTTGTTGTAAACGTTTTGAAAAATCTTGCTGTGCCTCAACATACTTTAAAACTTCAGCATCAGACTTTGCCTGAGTCAGTACTAATTGGCTAGTAGAGGGTTTTGGCAGCGATGTACACCCTTGTAATATGGCGAATATACAAAGGGAAAAAAACTTAGTTGAAGATCTCATCTAGATGGCTTCCTAGTATCGGTAGGCTTACAACTTTTACGTGAAAGCTATATGTAACTTTGGCTGCATTATAAGCACTAAATTAGCACCATTATAATGCTTCATGGGTTAATTAAACATGAATAGAGCAAGGACTTATGTAAAAAATCGTATTTTAACGATTGTTCTTAACTGGGTGGCTTGGCTATTTATTAGAGGACAATGATAGGTGCTTTTGTGAACAAGAGCATAGTAATGTGAGCACAGCATTTTTATGCATCAGATGTTAATGTTTCGTTGTTGTTTCACGTGTCAATTTTGATAGTATTGATAATAAAAAGTAGATCTATGCGCAATTTCTAGCGCTTATAACTGCTTACGTATATTATAAAAGTTTCAGAATTATTTATTATCAACCAATAACCACAAGAAAGTTATGGATAATAATACATTATTGCTCGGTATTGATGTTGGGTCAACAACAGTTAAAATTGCTGTCGTTGAAGAAGAATCAAAGAAAATTGTGTGGAGCAAGTATTTGCGTCACGAAACCAAGCAAGCAGAATGTGTTTTAAGAATGCTTGGTGAAATCCTTGCCGCATTTCCAAATATTCCTACCACAAACTTTAAAGCATTTATTACGGGCTCTGGTGCAGGGCCGATCGCGCCACATATTGGGGCGAAGTTCGTTCAAGAAGTTAACGCCGTAACTCTAGCGGTAGAGGAATTACATCCTGATGTCGCTAGTGTAATTGAGCTTGGCGGGCAAGATGCTAAAATCATTATTTTTAAAGAGAATACCAAAACAGGTGAAAAGCGCGCAATAACATCGATGAACGACAAGTGCGCTTCTGGTACCGGCGCCACTATTGACAAGTGTGTGATTAAAGCTGGCCTACCACAGGATGAACTGGCAAAATTAAAATTTAATCCTGATAAACTTCATCATGTAGCAGCTAAGTGTGGTGTATTTGCCGAAACAGATATTGTCAATCTGGTTAAGAGTGGCATTCCTGCTGAAGAAATTATGTGTTCTCTCGCCGATGCGATTGTAGGACAGAACTTATCTGTACTTACTCGTGGTAATACTCTTAAAGCAAAAGTTTTATTACTTGGTGGTCCTAACACCTATTTGCCGTTCTTAAAAGAATGTTGGCGTTACCGTATTCCCGAAACCTGGTTGGAGCGTGAGTACGACTATCCTAAAGATGTGCCAATTGAAGAACTTATTTTTACTCCGGAAAACTCTGAATATTATGCGGCTTATGGAGCGGTATTATTTGGTATTGTGGAAAATAAATTTGATATATTTAAAGGGTTAGATGATTTACAAGAATTTATTTTAGTTGGGCGCCAAGAACAGCTAGGTGATGATGCAGGCCCCCCTTTATCTAGTAGCAATGATGAAGCACAAGCGTTTATTACAAAATATCAGCTCCCGGCGTTTGATGCGGCCAAAATACCTTATAAAAAAACTATCTCTGGTTATATTGGGCTCGATGGTGGCTCAACATCAAGTAAATGTGTGTTACTAGATGAGCAAGGTGAAATTCTACAAAAAGTTTATCAGCTTTCTAAAGGTAACCCTCTAGAAGATATGAAGGAAATGTTCAGTGCTTTACAAGATTGGGCTGGGCAATACGATTCGACTTTACATATTCTCGGTTTTGGTGTTACCGGTTATGCCGGGGATATTATGGAATCCTCTTTAAATGCCGATGCTAATATTGTTGAAACCGTCGCTCATATGAAAAGCGCTCAACATTATTTTCCCGATGTAGACGTGATTTGTGATGTGGGTGGACAAGATATTAAAGTTCTTTTTATGGAAAATAGAACGATTAAAAATTTCCGTCTATCCAACTCATGCAGCGCTGGTAACGGTATGTTACTACAAGCAATGGCAGATCAGTTCGGTGTACCGGTAACAGAGTATTCTGAAAAAGCCTTCAGTGCGAACCTTTCTCCAACTTTTAGTTATGGCTGTGCTGTTTTTCTTGATTCTGATCGAGTGAATTTTCAAAAAGAAGGATACAACGGTGAAGAGTTACTCGCCGGTCTCGCTTTGGTTCTGCCTAAAAATATCTGGCAATATGTGGTACAGATTCCCAGAATGGCTGAACTAGGTAAAGTGTTTGTTTTACAAGGTGGAACACAAAAGAACTTAGCAGCCGTAAAAGCTCAGGTAGATTACATCTGTGAGCGAGTACCAGAAGCACAAGTACATGTCCATCCTCACACTGGTGAAGCGGGTGCACTAGGTGCTGCATTTGAGGCTCGCAGGGTAGTTAATCGACGCGGCTACTCTACCTTTGTCGGTCTTACAGAAGCGATTAATTTAAAATATGAAACCCGCAATGACGAAAGTACGCGCTGTCATTTTTGCGCTAACGATTGCTCGCGTACTTTTATTGATGCGGTAACGCCTACTAAGGAAATAGCGCGTTATATTTCGGGCTTTTCCTGTGAAAAAGGAACAGTGGAAGATTATGATGCGTTGCGGCAACTAAATAAAAAGCGACGAGAGCGCATGCGGGCTTACCCCAATTTAGTTGACTACGAAGCTACATGGAATTTTAAGCCTCTTTACAAAACAGAACCCCTGCCAGAAGAACATAGTGCTATTGAAGATATTAAAGTAGAAAAAAGTTGGTTTGGTAAGATCAAGCATAAGCCTTATGTTCGTGGTTTTCTTCGCTCCTCTAAAGACGCGCAGGAAAAACGCTCGCAGCTTAGGATCGGTATGCCTAAAGCTTTAAATATGTGGAGCACCGGACCGTTTTGGCGCGCCTACTTTGAGACTTTAGGCATTAAACCTCGCAATGTGGTTTTTTCTGATGATACTAGTGAAGAATTATGGCAGGCTGGCGGCAAGTATGGCTCTGTCGACCCTTGTTATCCAGCTAAAGTAGTTCAGGCTCATATACATAACTTGTTATTTGTCCATCATGAGAAAAAG
Protein-coding regions in this window:
- a CDS encoding BadF/BadG/BcrA/BcrD ATPase family protein encodes the protein MDNNTLLLGIDVGSTTVKIAVVEEESKKIVWSKYLRHETKQAECVLRMLGEILAAFPNIPTTNFKAFITGSGAGPIAPHIGAKFVQEVNAVTLAVEELHPDVASVIELGGQDAKIIIFKENTKTGEKRAITSMNDKCASGTGATIDKCVIKAGLPQDELAKLKFNPDKLHHVAAKCGVFAETDIVNLVKSGIPAEEIMCSLADAIVGQNLSVLTRGNTLKAKVLLLGGPNTYLPFLKECWRYRIPETWLEREYDYPKDVPIEELIFTPENSEYYAAYGAVLFGIVENKFDIFKGLDDLQEFILVGRQEQLGDDAGPPLSSSNDEAQAFITKYQLPAFDAAKIPYKKTISGYIGLDGGSTSSKCVLLDEQGEILQKVYQLSKGNPLEDMKEMFSALQDWAGQYDSTLHILGFGVTGYAGDIMESSLNADANIVETVAHMKSAQHYFPDVDVICDVGGQDIKVLFMENRTIKNFRLSNSCSAGNGMLLQAMADQFGVPVTEYSEKAFSANLSPTFSYGCAVFLDSDRVNFQKEGYNGEELLAGLALVLPKNIWQYVVQIPRMAELGKVFVLQGGTQKNLAAVKAQVDYICERVPEAQVHVHPHTGEAGALGAAFEARRVVNRRGYSTFVGLTEAINLKYETRNDESTRCHFCANDCSRTFIDAVTPTKEIARYISGFSCEKGTVEDYDALRQLNKKRRERMRAYPNLVDYEATWNFKPLYKTEPLPEEHSAIEDIKVEKSWFGKIKHKPYVRGFLRSSKDAQEKRSQLRIGMPKALNMWSTGPFWRAYFETLGIKPRNVVFSDDTSEELWQAGGKYGSVDPCYPAKVVQAHIHNLLFVHHEKKPLDCIFFPSITHIPTFVEGVMDTACCPIVAGTPKVIGATFTKETDFFAQRNIEYYDTAVSLNEPLLIKQKMFEQFQELLEITEDENNFAIDQAYKALASFDSMMQEKGRAILEEVSSQNRIALLMTGRPYHNDPGMNHSVLEEYQALGYPILSLRSIPKDSEYLKPYFAEDLEKKHVDSPLEIHDIWPENYSVNSVQKVWATKFASRHPNVAILDLSSFKCGHDAPTYGLVDRIVGANGTPYSALHDIDANKPSGSIKIRVKTYGYTLKLAEEKLEDEHLRCQELEKNLVAKRLALLEAAPQEIRNDQMIVNEIEKLKHQVEQLSSPSVTISEPKIVEPILNAPQLIEAVQID